From the genome of Rhizobacter sp. AJA081-3:
TGGTGCTCGTGCAGGGCCGGCCTCACCAGCTCGTGCTGGTGCCCATGAAGGCGCCGTTGCAGGTCGGCTGGGTGGCGATGGGATTCCCGCTCGACGACCGGCTGGGCAAGGACATGCGGCAGCTCTCGGCGCTGCACCTGACGCTGCTCGCACGCGAGCAGGCCGAGGCGCCGTGGCACAGCATGCTCAGCACGCTCTCTCCGGCCGCCGCGCAACGCCTGGCCGGGCAGGACTGGCCGGCCCAGCCGCCGGGCATGACGCCGGTGCTCGTGGACGGCGAGGAGTTCGGCGTCCGCGGCCGCTGGCTGACGGCACTGGGCGAGCCGCGCGCCGGTGCGGAGCCGGGCGCCGCGGTGCTGGCGCTGGTGTCGCTGTCCATCGACGCCGCCACGCGCACGCCGCGCGACCTTCAATACGGCCTGCTGGCGATCACGCTGCTGGCCTTCGGCATCTTCGCCGTCGGCAGCCTGTACACCACGCGCCGCGTCACCACGCCGCTGCGCCAGCTGACGCAGGCCGCCGAGCGGCTCGGCTCGGGCGACTACGACACGCCGATGCGCGGCCTGGGACGCAGCGACGAGATCGGCCAGCTCGCGCAGTCGTTCGAGGCCATGCGCGTCAGCGTGGCCGAGCAGCAGGCGCAGAACCTGCGCCTGGCCTACTGGGACACGCTCACCGGGCTGCCCAACCGTGCGCAGTTCGGCAAGGCGGTCGCACAGGCCATCGCCGATGCCGGCGAGTCGCGCGCGCCGGTGGCCGTGCTGATGCTCGACCTCGATCGTTTCAAGCATGTCAACGACGTGCTCGGCTACCACTTCGGCGACCTGCTGCTGCAGGCCGTGGGCGAGCGCCTGACGCAGCAGGTGATGCGCGACGGCGACCTGGTGGCGCGGCTGTCGGGCGACGAGTTCGCGGTGCTGCTGCGATCGGGCGACGCGGCGCTGGCCGACTCGGTGGCGCAGCGCATCGCGCGCGCCTTCGAGCAGCCGCTCACGCTGCAGGAGCAGAAGGTCGACATGGGCGCGGGCATCGGCATCGCCTGCTGGCCCGAGCATGCAGCCGACGCCGACACACTGATCAACCGTGCCGAGGTGGCCATGTACGCCGCCAAGCACCGTGGCAGCGGCATGCTCATGTACGACCCGGCGCTCGACGCTGCCAGCGCGCAGACCTTGACGCTGCTCGGCGAGCTGCGCCAGGCGGTGGAGCATGGCGAGCTGCGCCTGTTCCTGCAACCCAAGCTGGCGCTGGGCACCGGCGCGGTGGTCGGTGCCGAGGCGCTGCTGCGCTGGCAGCATCCGACGCGCGGCCTGGTGCCGCCGATCCAGTTCATCCCCTTCGCCGAGCAGACCGGCTTCATCCGCACGCTCACGATGTGGGTGTTCGAAGCCTCCGCGCAGGCCTGGCGCGACCTGCACGCCGACGGCACGGTGCTGGTGCTGTCGGTCAACCTGTCGACCCGCGACCTGCTCGACCAGGACCTGCCGGCCAAGTTCGAGCGACTGCTGCTCAAGCACCGCGTGCCGGCCGAGGCCTTCTGCCTGGAGATCACCGAGAGCGCGATCATGGTCGACCCGCAGCGCTCGCTGGACACGCTCAAGCGCCTGTCGGGCATGGGCTTCAAGCTGTCGATCGACGACTTCGGCACCGGCCACTCGTCGTTCGCGCAGCTCGGCGGCCTGCCGGTCGACGAGCTGAAGATCGACAAGTCCTTCGTGATGGCCATGGAGAGCGACCCGAAGCAGGCCAGGATCGTGCAGTCGATCATCGACATGGCGCACACGCTGGACCTCACCGTGGTCGCCGAGGGTGTGGAAGACGCCAAGGCCTGGGACCTGCTGCGTGACCTGCGCTGCGACCAGGCGCAGGGTTACCACATGGGCAAGCCGATGCCGGCCAACGATTTCCTGGCCTGGTCGGCACGCTGGGTCGAGCGGCGCCGCATGCCCGGCGCCCCGGCCGCGACGACCCTGTTGCACTGAGGGTTCGCGGCAGAATCGGGCCTTCCGCAAACCGGAGCCCGCCATGTCCGACCACTTCGCCACCGTGCACTGGCAGCGCGGCGAGCAGCCCTTCAGCGACCGCCGCTACAGCCGGCGCCACGAGTTGCACTTCGACGGCGGCGCCGTCGTGGCCGGCTCCTCGTCACCGCATTCGGTGCGCGAGCCCTACTCGGACGCGAGCGCGGTCGACCCCGAGGAAGCCTTCGTCGCTTCGCTGTCGAGCTGCCACATGCTGTGGTTCCTCGACCTGGCCTGCCGCGCCGGCTGGGTGGTGGACGACTACCGCGATGCGGCCGTCGGCCAGATGGCCAAGGACGAGCGCGGCCGCATGTCGATCACGGTCGTCACGCTGCGCCCGGCCGTGCGCTTTGCCGGCGACAAGCGCCCGGACGCCGCCGAGATCGCCCGCCTGCACCACGCGGCCCACGAGGAGTGTTTCATCGCCAACTCGGTTCGCAGCGACGTGCGCTGCGCACCGGTCATAGAGGAAGACTGAGCATGTACCTGCCCAAGCACTTCGAGGAGACGCGTGTCGAGGTCATGCACGCGCTCATGGCCGCGCATCCGCTCGGCCTGCTGGTGACGAACGGCGCCGACGGCCTGCAGGCGAACAGCATCCCCTTCATGGTCGACCCGAACCCGGCGCCGAACGGCACGATGATCGCCCACGTGGCGCGCGCCAACCCGCTGTGGCGCGAGTCGGCCGGCACGCCGGTGCTGGTGGTCTTCCAGGGCCCGCAGGCCTACGTGAGCCCGAGCGGCTATCCCAGCAAGGCCGAGCACGGCAAGGTGGTGCCGACCTGGAACTACATCATGGTGCAGGCGCGCGGCAGGCTGCGCGCGATCGACGATGCGGCGCATCTGCATGCGCTGGTATCGCGGCTGACGGCCACGCACGAGGCGGGGCGCAACAAGCCCTGGGCGGTGGACGACGCGCCGCGCGACTACATCGACGCGACGCTGAAGGCCATCGTCGGCATCGAGATCGAGATCGAGGCGCTGGTGGGCAAGTGGAAAGTCAGCCAGAACCGCGGCACCGCCGATCGCCAGGGCGTGGCCCGCATGCTGGCGGCCGAGGGCGGCGAGGCCGCCGAGGTCGCGCAGCAGGTGATGCGGCCGGGGCGGGCCTGACGAACCGCGGACCCTCAAGACCACTCAATCGGCGGCACCGACTCGCTCTTCGCGCAACCAGCGGTACAAGGTTCGCTCGGATACGCCCAGCTTGCGTGCCGCCGCGCTGCGATTGCCCCGATGTGCCGCCAGCACCTTCGCGACCTGTGAACGGTCGCTGCCCCGCGGCGTCGCCGCCGCCGAATCTGGCTCAGGGTCGGCGGATGCGGCGTGCTGATCGCCGGGCTCCGCCGCAAGTCGCGCCAGCATCCGCGCATCGATCAGCCCGTCTGCGGCCTGCGCGGCGCCGCGGCTGACGAGCTGGCGCAACTCCCGCACGTTGCCCAGCCAGGGTTGCAGTCGCAGCCATTCCAGTGCATCGGGCGTCAGCCTGGGCACGACACCTGTCTGCTCGCGGAGCTGGTTCAG
Proteins encoded in this window:
- a CDS encoding bifunctional diguanylate cyclase/phosphodiesterase, encoding MTTLRHRATRWFHASLGARVVALFLGLLALVQIASFSAISVGLNGHARSTLPDQLAVGERVLKALLDQRAQTLTEAARVLAADYGFREAVLSGDRPTIGSVLENHGERIGATEVALLGTDFSLIATAGHGMERSDLAPAAAALAALPAHSSGTSGLVLVQGRPHQLVLVPMKAPLQVGWVAMGFPLDDRLGKDMRQLSALHLTLLAREQAEAPWHSMLSTLSPAAAQRLAGQDWPAQPPGMTPVLVDGEEFGVRGRWLTALGEPRAGAEPGAAVLALVSLSIDAATRTPRDLQYGLLAITLLAFGIFAVGSLYTTRRVTTPLRQLTQAAERLGSGDYDTPMRGLGRSDEIGQLAQSFEAMRVSVAEQQAQNLRLAYWDTLTGLPNRAQFGKAVAQAIADAGESRAPVAVLMLDLDRFKHVNDVLGYHFGDLLLQAVGERLTQQVMRDGDLVARLSGDEFAVLLRSGDAALADSVAQRIARAFEQPLTLQEQKVDMGAGIGIACWPEHAADADTLINRAEVAMYAAKHRGSGMLMYDPALDAASAQTLTLLGELRQAVEHGELRLFLQPKLALGTGAVVGAEALLRWQHPTRGLVPPIQFIPFAEQTGFIRTLTMWVFEASAQAWRDLHADGTVLVLSVNLSTRDLLDQDLPAKFERLLLKHRVPAEAFCLEITESAIMVDPQRSLDTLKRLSGMGFKLSIDDFGTGHSSFAQLGGLPVDELKIDKSFVMAMESDPKQARIVQSIIDMAHTLDLTVVAEGVEDAKAWDLLRDLRCDQAQGYHMGKPMPANDFLAWSARWVERRRMPGAPAATTLLH
- a CDS encoding OsmC family protein, producing MSDHFATVHWQRGEQPFSDRRYSRRHELHFDGGAVVAGSSSPHSVREPYSDASAVDPEEAFVASLSSCHMLWFLDLACRAGWVVDDYRDAAVGQMAKDERGRMSITVVTLRPAVRFAGDKRPDAAEIARLHHAAHEECFIANSVRSDVRCAPVIEED
- a CDS encoding FMN-binding negative transcriptional regulator, whose protein sequence is MYLPKHFEETRVEVMHALMAAHPLGLLVTNGADGLQANSIPFMVDPNPAPNGTMIAHVARANPLWRESAGTPVLVVFQGPQAYVSPSGYPSKAEHGKVVPTWNYIMVQARGRLRAIDDAAHLHALVSRLTATHEAGRNKPWAVDDAPRDYIDATLKAIVGIEIEIEALVGKWKVSQNRGTADRQGVARMLAAEGGEAAEVAQQVMRPGRA